A genomic stretch from Thermomonospora umbrina includes:
- a CDS encoding DUF695 domain-containing protein produces MGIFRRPRDTSRSTPVPAILEFWDWWAQTRLQVEAALGDELSADQIEQLSLRVHRIHPELQWELGRAESGEPVLTVTGGGSAELRGLAERWLRAAPPDAAGWSLHAARQADPEMLGQRLMLGDHEFDLEYVRLGMRVDNTRARIHIAAYHPDFLFVPQEAQLQVALHVLEWALGEDDVARWIGEVTVAVEAPVDSLPPSMLAAVVGQVAEPFREPTWLMGEGRTPRGHPAMLGARFPLHRQDHPLCDLHVAFSVPYAHSNPNRLPVEPSSSALRDLEKKLDGLGSGAVLAVRETGDGLRVFHLYVDPDSGVLARLDQMASGWPEGKAKVASTPDPGWRALSPYQP; encoded by the coding sequence ATGGGAATCTTCCGCCGCCCGCGAGACACCTCGCGATCGACCCCGGTCCCCGCCATCCTCGAGTTCTGGGACTGGTGGGCCCAGACGCGGCTCCAGGTGGAGGCCGCGCTCGGCGACGAGCTGTCGGCCGACCAGATCGAGCAGTTGTCGCTGCGCGTCCATCGGATCCATCCGGAGCTGCAGTGGGAGCTGGGCCGCGCCGAGAGCGGCGAGCCGGTGCTGACCGTGACCGGCGGCGGGTCCGCCGAGCTGCGGGGGCTGGCCGAGCGCTGGCTGCGCGCCGCGCCGCCCGACGCCGCCGGCTGGTCGCTGCACGCCGCCCGCCAGGCCGACCCGGAGATGCTCGGCCAACGGCTGATGCTGGGCGACCACGAGTTCGACCTGGAGTACGTGCGGCTCGGGATGCGGGTCGACAACACCCGCGCCCGCATCCACATCGCCGCGTATCATCCGGACTTCCTGTTCGTCCCGCAGGAGGCGCAGCTCCAGGTCGCCCTGCACGTGCTGGAGTGGGCGCTGGGCGAGGACGACGTGGCCCGCTGGATCGGCGAGGTCACCGTGGCGGTGGAGGCCCCGGTCGACTCGCTGCCGCCGAGCATGCTGGCCGCGGTGGTGGGTCAGGTGGCCGAGCCGTTCCGTGAGCCGACGTGGCTGATGGGCGAGGGCCGCACCCCGCGCGGGCATCCGGCGATGCTGGGGGCGCGGTTCCCCCTGCACCGCCAGGATCACCCGCTGTGCGACCTGCACGTGGCGTTCTCGGTGCCGTACGCCCACAGCAACCCGAACCGCCTCCCGGTGGAGCCGTCGTCCTCGGCGCTGCGCGACCTGGAGAAGAAGCTCGACGGGTTGGGCTCGGGCGCCGTGCTCGCGGTGCGGGAGACCGGTGACGGGCTGCGGGTCTTCCACCTGTACGTCGACCCCGACTCGGGGGTGCTGGCCCGACTCGACCAGATGGCCTCGGGTTGGCCGGAGGGCAAGGCCAAGGTGGCCTCGACCCCCGACCCGGGGTGGCGCGCGCTGTCGCCGTACCAGCCCTAG
- the mnmA gene encoding tRNA 2-thiouridine(34) synthase MnmA, which translates to MTMRVLAAMSGGVDSAVAAARAAEAGHEVTGVHMALSSNPKSYRTGARGCCTLEDSRDARRAADVIGIPFYVWDLAERFDRDVVQDFVDEYAAGRTPNPCLRCNEKIKFAALLDRALALGFDAVCTGHYARLADGVLRRGVDEGKDQSYVLAVCTSEQLAHAMFPLGDTTKADIRAEAERRGLQVADKPDSHDVCFISDGDTRAFLADRLGTAPGPIVDGSGEVVGEHEGAYAYTVGQRKGLRIGRPAADGRPRYVLDISPVTNTVTVGPREALDVDEIVGERPVWLAPPPSGPFGCRVQLRAHGEVYDCVAEPDGDRVRLTLRTPARGVAKGQAAVLYDGDRVLGSATIALTSRIPA; encoded by the coding sequence ATGACTATGCGCGTATTGGCCGCCATGTCCGGCGGCGTCGACTCAGCGGTGGCCGCCGCCCGCGCGGCCGAGGCCGGCCACGAGGTCACCGGTGTGCACATGGCCCTGTCGAGCAACCCGAAGTCCTACCGGACCGGGGCCCGGGGCTGCTGCACCCTGGAGGACTCCCGCGACGCCCGCCGCGCCGCCGACGTGATCGGCATCCCGTTCTACGTCTGGGACCTGGCCGAGCGCTTCGACCGCGACGTGGTGCAGGACTTCGTCGACGAGTACGCGGCCGGCCGCACCCCCAACCCCTGTCTGCGCTGCAACGAGAAGATCAAGTTCGCGGCGCTGCTGGACCGGGCGCTGGCGCTGGGCTTCGACGCCGTCTGCACCGGCCACTACGCCCGACTCGCCGACGGCGTGCTGCGCCGCGGGGTCGACGAGGGCAAGGACCAGTCGTACGTGCTGGCCGTGTGCACCTCCGAGCAGCTCGCCCACGCGATGTTCCCGCTGGGCGACACCACCAAGGCCGACATCCGGGCCGAGGCCGAGCGGCGCGGGCTGCAGGTCGCCGACAAGCCCGACAGCCACGACGTCTGCTTCATCTCCGACGGCGACACCCGCGCGTTCCTGGCCGACCGGCTCGGCACCGCGCCGGGCCCCATCGTCGACGGCTCCGGCGAGGTCGTCGGCGAGCACGAGGGCGCCTACGCGTACACGGTGGGCCAGCGCAAGGGCCTGCGGATCGGCCGGCCCGCCGCCGACGGCCGCCCCCGCTACGTGCTCGACATCTCCCCGGTGACCAACACGGTGACGGTCGGGCCCCGCGAGGCCCTCGACGTCGACGAGATCGTGGGGGAGCGGCCCGTGTGGCTGGCCCCCCCGCCGTCCGGCCCGTTCGGCTGCCGGGTGCAGTTGCGGGCGCACGGCGAGGTGTACGACTGCGTGGCCGAGCCCGACGGCGACCGGGTGCGGCTCACGCTGCGCACCCCGGCGCGCGGGGTCGCCAAGGGGCAGGCCGCCGTGCTGTACGACGGCGACCGGGTGCTGGGGTCGGCGACCATCGCCCTGACCTCCCGCATCCCCGCCTGA
- a CDS encoding LLM class F420-dependent oxidoreductase, with protein MDFGISTFVTDEGIGPAALGRALEERGFASLFLAEHTHIPVSRETPWPGGAELPRWYYRTLDPFVALTAAAAATERLRVGTGIALVIQRDPIVLAKEVASLDLVSGGRAVLGIGAGWNREEMRNHGTDPRTRMALLRERVLAVKELWTKDEAEFHGEFVDFDPVFSYPKPVQHPHPPVLIGGSGPTTFDRVVEFGDGWMPILGRGTENLPARIAELRERAGRRVPVTVFGAPPRPDVVDELRAAGVDEVLFGLPTEPTDATLVRLDKIADLIAP; from the coding sequence ATGGATTTTGGCATCTCGACCTTCGTCACGGACGAGGGCATCGGTCCCGCCGCGCTCGGCCGGGCCCTGGAGGAGCGCGGTTTCGCGTCGTTGTTCCTGGCCGAGCACACCCACATCCCGGTCTCCCGGGAGACCCCCTGGCCCGGCGGCGCCGAGCTGCCGCGCTGGTACTACCGGACCCTCGACCCGTTCGTCGCGCTGACCGCCGCCGCCGCGGCCACCGAGCGGCTGCGGGTCGGCACCGGCATCGCCCTGGTGATCCAGCGCGACCCGATCGTCCTGGCCAAGGAGGTCGCCTCGCTGGACCTCGTGTCGGGGGGCCGCGCCGTCCTCGGCATCGGCGCGGGCTGGAACCGCGAGGAGATGCGCAACCACGGCACCGACCCCCGGACCCGGATGGCGCTGCTGCGCGAGCGGGTGCTGGCCGTCAAGGAGCTGTGGACGAAGGACGAGGCCGAGTTCCACGGTGAGTTCGTGGACTTCGACCCGGTGTTCTCCTACCCCAAGCCGGTGCAGCACCCGCATCCGCCGGTGCTGATCGGCGGCTCCGGACCCACCACGTTCGACCGGGTGGTCGAGTTCGGCGACGGCTGGATGCCGATCCTCGGCCGAGGCACCGAGAACCTGCCCGCCCGCATCGCCGAGCTGCGCGAACGCGCCGGCCGGCGGGTGCCGGTGACGGTCTTCGGCGCCCCGCCCCGACCCGACGTCGTCGACGAGCTGCGCGCCGCCGGCGTCGACGAGGTCCTCTTCGGCCTGCCCACCGAGCCGACGGACGCCACGCTGGTCCGCCTAGACAAGATCGCGGACCTCATCGCCCCCTAG
- a CDS encoding methionine synthase: MAQTEGFPWSPGAATAIGSYPGDDPAEAVRVVLGELPDLPHLPELPARGPGADLAGRTAGLLVELPVELQPSGWRFADRPGRDVRRAHDRLAHDLDALEELAGGHEGPLKIQVCGPWTLAASIELRHGDRALKDRGAVQDLIDSLAEGVARHVAEVARRVPGARILLQLDEPGLPAALAGTVPTASGFSRLPAVDAPIAEEGLRRVIEATDAWPLVHCCAPRVPYGLIRGAGAKGVAVDLSVVPERDDDAIGETIDAGVALFLGVVPGTDTVLPALQATAAPARALWRRLGFPEAGLGEQAVITPSCGLAGASPRYVRAALERCREVARTLHEAPES, translated from the coding sequence GTGGCGCAGACAGAGGGTTTTCCATGGTCGCCGGGTGCGGCGACGGCGATCGGCTCCTATCCCGGCGATGACCCCGCCGAGGCGGTGCGGGTCGTGCTCGGTGAGCTGCCCGACCTGCCGCACCTGCCGGAGCTGCCCGCCCGGGGCCCGGGCGCGGATCTGGCCGGGCGGACGGCGGGCCTGCTGGTGGAGCTGCCGGTGGAGCTGCAGCCGTCCGGCTGGCGGTTCGCCGACCGGCCCGGCCGCGACGTGCGCCGCGCCCACGATCGGCTGGCGCACGACCTGGACGCCCTGGAGGAGCTGGCGGGCGGCCACGAGGGCCCGCTGAAGATCCAGGTCTGCGGGCCGTGGACGCTCGCCGCCTCCATCGAGCTGCGGCACGGCGACCGCGCGCTCAAGGACCGGGGCGCGGTCCAAGACCTGATCGACTCGCTGGCCGAGGGGGTGGCCCGTCACGTCGCCGAGGTCGCCCGGCGCGTCCCCGGCGCCCGGATCCTCCTCCAACTGGACGAGCCCGGCCTGCCCGCCGCGCTGGCCGGGACGGTGCCGACCGCCAGCGGGTTCTCCCGGCTCCCGGCCGTGGACGCGCCGATCGCGGAGGAGGGGCTGCGTCGGGTGATCGAGGCCACCGACGCGTGGCCGCTCGTCCACTGCTGCGCCCCGAGGGTGCCGTACGGGCTCATCCGCGGCGCTGGGGCCAAGGGGGTCGCCGTCGATCTGAGCGTGGTGCCGGAACGTGACGACGACGCGATCGGGGAGACCATCGACGCCGGGGTCGCGCTGTTCCTGGGGGTCGTGCCCGGTACGGACACCGTCCTCCCGGCGCTTCAGGCCACCGCCGCGCCCGCCAGGGCGTTGTGGCGTCGTCTGGGCTTCCCGGAGGCCGGCTTGGGGGAGCAGGCCGTCATCACGCCGTCCTGCGGGTTGGCCGGGGCCTCGCCGCGTTATGTCCGTGCCGCCCTGGAGCGGTGCCGCGAAGTGGCGCGGACCCTTCACGAGGCCCCCGAGAGCTGA
- a CDS encoding alpha/beta hydrolase gives MNWSRRAKTFVGVCASAPVLALAPALPSVPAPAATADGATVVQEVQVNARTFDFKVSSPALGSQQKWVRLYVPPGWTPTAGGATWPTLWMLHGGFANHHAWEAEGEGRLREMTQGKNVIVVMPETTYCSSYTNWRNDAQGEPPQWEKYLIEDVDQILRARYHASTDRAIGGISMGGIGSFGLPQRNPGFFKAAASYSGNLDPMHDHPITKAADNLGPNDPPKRDKRGGGCTLSDVPSAPWEDDPQSGLVPIWGRAQDTVDPDGAGPRLSGHDYWKRHNPVSWPQSLAGIPLYMAVGDTGNSLENLVKVQADAMHAALNGAGVPVTYKKTNTLPIPSGWDTCTGGHDYACWNPAIKDSLPTLLGAIGVS, from the coding sequence GTGAACTGGTCACGCAGAGCCAAAACGTTCGTCGGGGTGTGCGCCTCGGCACCCGTCCTCGCTCTCGCGCCCGCCCTCCCCTCGGTTCCCGCACCCGCAGCGACCGCCGACGGCGCCACCGTCGTGCAGGAGGTGCAGGTCAACGCACGGACCTTCGACTTCAAGGTGTCCTCGCCGGCGCTCGGCAGCCAGCAGAAGTGGGTGCGCCTCTACGTGCCCCCGGGCTGGACCCCCACCGCCGGCGGCGCCACCTGGCCGACCCTGTGGATGCTGCACGGCGGCTTCGCCAACCACCATGCCTGGGAGGCCGAGGGCGAGGGCCGCCTCCGGGAGATGACCCAGGGCAAGAACGTCATCGTGGTCATGCCCGAGACCACCTACTGCAGCTCGTACACCAACTGGCGGAACGACGCCCAGGGCGAGCCGCCGCAGTGGGAGAAGTACCTCATCGAGGACGTCGACCAGATCCTGAGGGCCCGCTACCACGCGAGCACCGACCGGGCCATCGGCGGGATCTCGATGGGCGGCATCGGCTCGTTCGGCCTGCCGCAGCGCAACCCCGGGTTCTTCAAGGCCGCCGCGTCCTACAGCGGCAACCTCGACCCGATGCACGACCACCCGATCACCAAGGCGGCGGACAACCTCGGCCCGAACGATCCGCCCAAGCGCGACAAGCGCGGCGGTGGCTGCACGCTGTCGGACGTGCCCTCGGCGCCCTGGGAGGACGACCCCCAATCGGGGCTCGTGCCCATCTGGGGCCGCGCGCAGGACACCGTCGACCCCGACGGTGCGGGCCCCCGGCTCAGCGGCCACGACTACTGGAAGCGGCACAACCCCGTGTCCTGGCCGCAGAGCCTGGCGGGCATCCCGCTCTACATGGCCGTCGGGGACACCGGTAACTCCCTGGAGAACCTCGTGAAGGTCCAGGCGGACGCGATGCACGCGGCGCTGAACGGGGCCGGAGTGCCGGTGACCTACAAGAAGACCAACACGCTGCCCATCCCGTCCGGATGGGACACCTGCACCGGCGGGCACGACTACGCCTGTTGGAACCCCGCCATCAAGGACTCGCTGCCCACCCTCTTGGGGGCGATCGGCGTCTCCTGA
- the ligA gene encoding NAD-dependent DNA ligase LigA: MSLSDGVPEGSDEAVRHAELSRVIDEANYRYYVLDRPTLSDADYDAMMRELHAIEERHPGLVTPDSPTQRVGAPITTDFATVEHLERMQSLDNAMNDEQLTAWGDRVVKEVGDTASYLCELKIDGLAIALVYRDGRLVRGATRGDGRTGEDVTNNIRTIDAVPDRLAGDGWPSLLEVRGEVFLPVEAFERVNEAMAALGRERFANPRNAAAGSLRQKDPRITAQRPLSLIVHGFGAWEGREPPASQGEAYELMRGWGLPVSDLYRVVDGLDDVRDYIAHYGEHRHDPAYEIDGVVVKVDRLALQRRLGSTSRAPRWAIAFKYPPEEVNTRLLDIKVGVGRTGRVTPYGVMEPIKVAGSTVAYATLHNAGEVKRKGVLIGDTVVLRKAGDVIPEIVAPVEGLRDGTEREFQMPAECPECGTALAYEKEGDADIRCPNARYCPGQLRERLYFVAGRNALDIEALGYVAATALTQPLEPAEPPVRNEGDLFHLTVDRLLPIKSVVREQRTGLPRIDEKTGEQKVVTFFATKDGEPKKTVDILFAELEKAKRRPLWRVLVALSIRHVGPTAAQDLARELRSMDAIMNASEEELAAVDGIGPTIAASIRRWFAEDWHREIVEKWRAAGVRMAEEGTVGPRPLQGVTVVITGSLETYGRDSAKEAVQTRGGKVTAAVSKNTDFVVVGDSPGSKYDKAVKLGVPVLDEDGFRVLLNEGPEAAKAVTQGGET, from the coding sequence ATGAGCTTGAGCGATGGCGTTCCCGAGGGCTCGGACGAGGCGGTCCGGCACGCGGAGCTGAGCCGGGTGATCGACGAGGCCAACTACCGCTACTACGTGCTCGACCGGCCGACGCTGAGCGACGCCGACTACGACGCGATGATGCGCGAGCTGCACGCCATCGAGGAGCGGCACCCCGGGCTGGTGACCCCCGACTCCCCGACGCAGCGGGTCGGCGCGCCCATCACGACCGACTTCGCGACCGTCGAGCACCTGGAGCGCATGCAGAGCCTCGACAACGCGATGAACGACGAGCAGTTGACGGCCTGGGGCGACCGGGTGGTCAAGGAGGTCGGGGACACCGCGTCGTACCTCTGCGAGCTCAAGATCGACGGCCTGGCGATCGCGCTGGTCTACCGCGACGGCCGGCTGGTGCGCGGCGCGACCCGCGGCGACGGCCGCACCGGCGAGGACGTCACCAACAACATCCGCACCATCGACGCCGTCCCCGACCGACTGGCCGGCGACGGGTGGCCGTCCCTGCTGGAGGTGCGCGGCGAGGTGTTCCTGCCGGTCGAGGCGTTCGAACGGGTCAACGAGGCGATGGCGGCGCTGGGCCGCGAGCGGTTCGCCAACCCGCGCAACGCCGCCGCCGGCTCCCTCCGCCAGAAGGACCCGCGGATCACCGCCCAGCGTCCGCTGAGCCTGATCGTCCACGGCTTCGGAGCGTGGGAGGGCCGGGAGCCGCCGGCGTCCCAGGGCGAGGCGTACGAGCTGATGCGCGGCTGGGGGCTGCCCGTCAGCGACCTGTACCGGGTGGTCGACGGTCTCGACGACGTGCGCGACTACATCGCCCACTACGGCGAGCACCGGCACGACCCGGCCTACGAGATCGACGGCGTGGTGGTCAAGGTCGATCGGCTCGCCCTCCAACGCCGGCTGGGCTCCACCTCGCGGGCGCCGCGCTGGGCGATCGCGTTCAAGTACCCGCCGGAGGAGGTCAACACCAGGCTCCTCGACATCAAGGTCGGCGTCGGCCGCACCGGTCGCGTCACCCCGTACGGCGTGATGGAGCCGATCAAGGTGGCCGGGTCCACGGTGGCGTACGCGACCCTGCACAACGCGGGCGAGGTCAAGCGCAAGGGTGTGCTGATCGGCGACACCGTGGTGCTGCGCAAGGCGGGCGACGTGATCCCCGAGATCGTCGCCCCGGTCGAGGGCCTGCGGGACGGCACCGAGCGGGAGTTCCAGATGCCCGCCGAGTGCCCCGAGTGCGGCACCGCCCTGGCGTACGAGAAGGAGGGCGACGCCGACATCCGGTGCCCCAACGCGCGGTACTGCCCGGGGCAGTTGCGCGAGCGGCTCTACTTCGTGGCCGGCCGCAACGCCCTCGACATCGAGGCCCTCGGCTATGTCGCCGCGACCGCGCTGACCCAGCCGCTGGAGCCCGCCGAGCCGCCGGTCCGCAACGAGGGCGACCTGTTCCACCTCACCGTCGACCGGCTGCTGCCGATCAAGAGCGTGGTCCGCGAGCAGCGCACCGGCCTGCCCCGGATCGACGAGAAGACCGGCGAGCAGAAGGTCGTGACCTTCTTCGCCACCAAGGACGGCGAGCCGAAGAAGACCGTCGACATCCTGTTCGCCGAGCTGGAGAAGGCCAAGCGCCGGCCGCTGTGGCGGGTGCTGGTGGCCCTGTCGATCCGCCACGTGGGCCCCACGGCCGCCCAGGACCTGGCCCGTGAGCTGCGCTCGATGGACGCGATCATGAACGCCTCCGAGGAGGAGCTGGCCGCCGTGGACGGCATCGGCCCCACCATCGCGGCCTCCATCCGGCGCTGGTTCGCCGAGGACTGGCATCGCGAGATCGTCGAGAAGTGGCGGGCGGCCGGGGTGCGGATGGCCGAGGAGGGCACGGTCGGCCCGCGCCCGCTGCAGGGCGTCACGGTGGTGATCACGGGCTCGCTGGAGACGTACGGCCGCGACTCGGCCAAGGAGGCGGTCCAGACCCGCGGCGGCAAGGTGACGGCCGCCGTCTCCAAGAACACGGACTTCGTCGTGGTCGGCGACAGTCCGGGGTCGAAATACGACAAGGCGGTCAAGTTGGGCGTTCCGGTGCTCGACGAGGACGGGTTCCGGGTGCTCCTGAATGAGGGGCCGGAAGCGGCCAAAGCCGTAACCCAGGGCGGGGAGACATGA
- a CDS encoding putative bifunctional diguanylate cyclase/phosphodiesterase — translation MKDPNNTRNTTPRRGSPLWIYFAAVIAAGTTTFAVALGGMSGAELDTLAGNPVFWILGCFIVFGELRPIVTAGSAERSAATTSTTFSFAALLSAGLPVAALLQALAVIICGVFRRHAVHRTAFNVAQFTLSLSGAALVLWLFGIKASPTDPWTPTGPDLLPIALAAVAYFACNDTFVCSAVALHERVSLLKVVRWDLGYQVLVHMALLALAPLVVITMHRSAAFVPLIALPFVAVYLNASVSVRREHQARHDGLTGLPNRKLLTVRTEEALSAARADRTGDRRIGLFLLDLDRFKEVNDTLGHPTGDRLLQIVAHRLTHSVRPGDLVARLGGDEFAVLLPSVRDEQAAREVAARLRAALSEPVRLEGLSFDLEGSVGIALYPDHAPDFGLLLQRADVAMYVAKENRTGVEVYTPAKDRNSPARLGMLGDLRRAIDRNELVLHFQPKVSLSDGRPVGLEALLRWRHPEQGLLAPGRFLPVAEQTYLMRSISQHVMEIALSQVAAWWRDGLPVQIAVNASGRDLLDIGLAETVREGLARHGLPPHALQLEITERVLTHEPAYAAETLGALAELGVPLSLDDFGTGYSSLVRLKRLPVEEIKIDSSFVSRLLQSADDAVIVRSIVELARTLGLRSIAEGVEDAKTAQVLRDLGCDAAQGWFFGRPMDADAATDWLRRHVERAPEPAA, via the coding sequence ATGAAGGACCCGAACAACACGCGGAACACGACGCCGCGGCGCGGATCCCCGCTGTGGATCTACTTCGCCGCCGTCATCGCCGCCGGGACGACCACCTTCGCCGTCGCCCTGGGCGGGATGTCCGGTGCCGAGCTGGACACGCTCGCCGGCAACCCGGTGTTCTGGATCCTGGGCTGCTTCATCGTCTTCGGCGAGCTGCGGCCCATCGTGACCGCCGGATCCGCCGAACGCAGCGCCGCCACCACGTCCACGACGTTCTCGTTCGCCGCGCTGCTGTCGGCGGGCCTGCCGGTGGCCGCGCTGCTCCAGGCCCTCGCCGTGATCATCTGCGGGGTCTTCCGCCGCCACGCGGTGCACCGCACCGCGTTCAACGTGGCCCAGTTCACCCTCAGCCTGAGCGGCGCGGCGCTGGTGCTGTGGCTGTTCGGCATCAAGGCCTCCCCGACGGACCCGTGGACCCCCACCGGGCCGGATCTGCTCCCCATCGCCCTGGCCGCCGTCGCCTACTTCGCCTGCAACGACACGTTCGTGTGCTCCGCGGTCGCCCTGCACGAGCGGGTCTCGCTGCTGAAGGTGGTGCGCTGGGACCTCGGCTACCAGGTCCTGGTCCACATGGCCCTGCTGGCGCTCGCCCCGCTCGTCGTCATCACGATGCACCGCTCCGCCGCGTTCGTGCCGCTGATCGCGCTGCCGTTCGTCGCCGTCTACCTGAACGCCTCGGTGTCGGTCCGCCGAGAGCACCAGGCCCGCCACGACGGGCTGACCGGCCTCCCCAACCGCAAACTGCTGACCGTGCGCACCGAGGAGGCGCTGTCGGCCGCCCGCGCGGACCGGACGGGCGACCGCCGGATCGGGCTGTTCCTGCTGGACCTGGACCGCTTCAAGGAGGTCAACGACACCCTCGGCCACCCGACCGGCGACCGGCTGCTGCAGATCGTCGCGCACCGCCTCACCCACAGCGTGCGCCCCGGCGACCTGGTCGCCAGGCTCGGCGGCGACGAGTTCGCCGTCCTGCTCCCCAGCGTCCGCGACGAACAGGCCGCCCGCGAGGTCGCCGCCCGCCTGCGCGCCGCCCTCAGCGAGCCCGTACGCCTGGAGGGCCTGTCGTTCGACCTGGAGGGCAGCGTCGGCATCGCCCTCTACCCCGACCACGCCCCCGACTTCGGGCTGCTGCTCCAACGCGCGGACGTGGCGATGTACGTCGCCAAGGAGAACCGCACCGGCGTGGAGGTCTACACCCCCGCCAAGGACCGCAACTCGCCCGCCCGCCTCGGCATGCTCGGCGACCTCCGCCGCGCCATCGACCGCAATGAGCTGGTGCTGCACTTCCAGCCCAAGGTCTCCCTGTCGGACGGCCGCCCGGTGGGGCTCGAGGCGCTGCTGCGCTGGCGCCACCCCGAGCAGGGACTGCTCGCCCCCGGCCGCTTCCTGCCCGTCGCCGAGCAGACGTACCTGATGCGTTCCATCAGCCAGCACGTGATGGAGATCGCGCTCTCCCAGGTCGCGGCCTGGTGGCGGGACGGGCTGCCCGTCCAGATCGCGGTGAACGCCTCCGGGCGCGACCTGCTCGACATCGGACTGGCCGAGACCGTCCGCGAGGGCCTGGCCCGCCACGGGCTCCCGCCGCACGCCCTCCAACTCGAGATCACCGAACGGGTCCTCACCCACGAGCCCGCCTACGCCGCCGAGACCCTCGGAGCCCTCGCCGAACTCGGCGTCCCGCTCAGCCTGGACGACTTCGGCACCGGCTACTCCTCGCTGGTCCGGCTCAAACGGCTCCCCGTCGAGGAGATCAAGATCGACTCCTCGTTCGTCAGCCGACTCCTGCAGTCCGCCGACGACGCCGTCATCGTCCGCTCCATCGTCGAACTCGCCCGCACCCTCGGCCTGCGCTCCATCGCCGAGGGTGTTGAGGACGCCAAGACGGCCCAAGTCCTGCGCGATCTCGGCTGCGACGCCGCCCAGGGCTGGTTCTTCGGCCGCCCCATGGACGCCGACGCGGCCACCGACTGGCTGCGCCGCCACGTCGAACGAGCCCCCGAACCCGCTGCTTAG
- a CDS encoding DUF6458 family protein, which yields MTIGGSLALIIIGAILAYAVEYDISGVDIKIVGAILMVGGLVGLVIGLIRLASARRRPPPGAVREERYYEEPSAYDDPAYRRRGY from the coding sequence GTGACCATCGGAGGCAGCCTCGCCCTCATCATCATCGGCGCCATCCTGGCCTACGCCGTCGAGTACGACATCAGCGGCGTCGACATCAAGATCGTCGGCGCGATCCTCATGGTCGGCGGCCTCGTCGGCCTGGTCATCGGCCTGATCCGCCTCGCCTCGGCCCGCCGCCGCCCTCCGCCCGGAGCGGTGCGCGAGGAGCGCTACTACGAGGAACCGTCCGCGTACGACGACCCCGCGTACCGCCGCCGCGGCTACTGA
- the gatC gene encoding Asp-tRNA(Asn)/Glu-tRNA(Gln) amidotransferase subunit GatC: MSAITRDEVAHLARLSRLALGEDELDHLAAQLDVIISAVARVQQVAAEDIPPTSHALPITNVFRADEVRPTLSPDQALAAAPAAEEQRFRVPRILGEEA; the protein is encoded by the coding sequence ATGTCCGCCATCACCCGCGACGAGGTGGCGCACCTCGCCCGGCTGTCCAGGCTGGCGCTCGGCGAGGATGAGCTCGACCACCTCGCCGCCCAGCTCGATGTGATCATCTCCGCGGTCGCGCGAGTGCAGCAGGTCGCGGCGGAGGACATCCCGCCGACCTCGCACGCCCTGCCGATCACGAACGTCTTCCGGGCCGACGAGGTCCGGCCGACCCTGTCCCCGGACCAGGCCCTGGCCGCGGCGCCCGCCGCCGAGGAGCAGCGCTTCCGCGTACCGCGGATCCTGGGAGAGGAGGCCTGA